A window of Cyclopterus lumpus isolate fCycLum1 chromosome 14, fCycLum1.pri, whole genome shotgun sequence contains these coding sequences:
- the pds5b gene encoding sister chromatid cohesion protein PDS5 homolog B isoform X2: MAHSKARVTDGKVTYPPGVKEISDKISKEEMVRRLKMVVKTFMDMDQDSEEEKELYLNLALHLASDFFLKHPDKDVRLLVACCLADIFRIYAPEAPYTSPDKLKDIFMFITRQLKGLEDTKSAQFNRYFYLLENIAWVKSYNICFELEDSNEIFTQLYRTLFQVINNGHNQKVHMHMVDLMSSIICEGDTVSQELLDTVLVNLVPAHKNLNKQAYDLAKALLKRTAQAIEPYITNFFNQVLMLGKTSVSDLSEHVFDLILELYSIDSHLLLSVLPQLEFKLKSNDNDERLQVVKLLAKMFGAKDSELAAQNKPLWQCYLGRFNDIHVPIRLECVKFASHCLMNHPDLAKDLTEFLRVRSHDPEEAIRHDVIVSIVTAAKKDLSLVNDALLNFVKERTLDKRWRVRKEAMMGLASIYRKYSLQGEGGREASKQISWIKDKLLHIYYQNSIDDRLLVERVFAQYMVPHNLETAERMKCLYYLYATLDTNAVKALNEMWKCQNLLRHNVKDLLDLVKKPKSEASSKAVFAKVMVITKNLPDPGKAQDFVKKLAQVLDEDERVRDQLETLVSPSCSCKQAEVCVRDITKKLGSPKQPSNPFLEMVKFLLERIAPVHIDTESISALIKQVNKSIDGTADDEEEGVPTEEAIRAGLELLKVLSFTHPVSFHSAETFESLLGCLKMDDEKVAEAALQIFKNTGSKLEESFPHIKSVLLPVLQAKAKRGLPRQAKYAIHCINAMFTNRDTHFAQIFEPLHKGLDPANLEQLITPLTTLGHLAQLAPEQFAAPLKSLVANFIVKDLLMNDRIPGKKTTKLWVPDEEVSPETLAKIQGIKLMVRWLLGVKNNQSKSGNSTLRMLTAILHSDGDLTEQGRMGKPDMSRLRLAAACALLKLAQEPCYHEIITLEQYQLCALVINDECYQVRQCFSQKLHRGLCRLRLPLEYMAVFALCAKDPVKERRAHARQCLVKNVNIRREYLKQHAAISDKLFSLLPEYVVPYTIHLLAHDPDYVKLQDIEQLKEIKEALWFVLEIIMAKNDNNSHAFIRKMVENIKQTKDAQAPSDPKTNEKLYTVCDVAMHIIMSKSTTYSLESPKDPVLPSCFFTKPDKNFSNTKNFLPPEMKSFFTPGKPKSANVLGAVNKSLSSAGKQLQSKASRMETASNDDPSSNPGSPQRSKTRLDSTEMDHSENEDISLKRADSTDKDIEKPRGRKRGVASSEDQDSKPKRGRKKAAANTAAVAESEEQWDEDNRPEDEQNSPPKKGRRGRPPKSATPSQDTPAKGKRGRKKAAPPPEDEEEEEEEEEKEEEAAAEVEEEAEDDGSSENIELKTKGGRPARTPRRSQGTESAESTPQKRRGRPPKSAQPPAKKPARGGRSKAATAKDDSEEEEQEEEEEEQEEEPTPKGRKKPAARRR, from the exons ATGGCTCACTCTAAAGCTCGAGTCACAGATGGGAAGGTGACCTACCCTCCAGGGGTCAAGGAGATCTCTGACAAAATCTCCAAAGAGGAAATGGTCCGCAGGCTCAAG ATGGTTGTAAAGACCTTCATGGACATGGATCAGGACTCCGAGGAAGAGAAGGAGCTGTACCTGAACCTGGCCCTTCACCTGGCCTCAGACTTCTTCCTCAAACACCCAGACAAGGACGTGCGTCTACTGGTGGCTTGCTGTCTGGCAGACATATTCAGGATTTACGCCCCAGAGGCGCCCTACACCTCCCCAGATAAACTCAAG GACATTTTTATGTTCATCACAAGACAGCTCAAAGGACTGGAGGACACTAAAAGCGCCCAGTTCAACAGATACTTCTATCTGCTTGAG AACATAGCATGGGTGAAGTCTTACAATATTTGCTTTGAGCTTGAAGACAGCAATGAGATATTCACCCAGCTTTACAGAACACTCTTCCAAGTCATCAA CAACGGCCATAACCAGAAGGTGCACATGCATATGGTGGACCTGATGAGCTCCATCATCTGCGAGGGAGACACTGTATCACAGGAGCTGTTGGACACCGTGTTGGTCAACCTGGTGCCTGCACACAAG AATTTGAATAAACAAGCGTATGACCTGGCCAAAGCTCTGCTGAAGAGGACTGCTCAGGCTATTGAACCGTACATCACCAAT TTCTTCAACCAGGTGCTGATGCTGGGGAAGACCTCAGTCAGTGATCTGTCTGAACATGTTTTTGACCTCATCTTGGAGCTTTACAGCATAGACAGCCACCTGCTGCTCTCGGTGCTGCCGCAGCTTGAGTTTAAACTCAAG AGTAATGATAATGACGAGAGGCTGCAAGTAGTGAAGCTTCTGGCTAAGATGTTTGGAGCCAAGGACTCTGAGTTGgctgcacagaataaaccactCTGGCAGTGTTACCTCGGCAG gTTTAATGACATCCATGTGCCTATCAGGCTGGAGTGTGTTAAGTTTGCCAGTCATTGTCTCATGAACCACCCAGACTTGGCCAAAGACCTCACAG AATTCTTGAGGGTtagatcacatgacccagaggAGGCCATCCGCCATGATGTCATCGTTTCTATAGTAACTGCTGCCAAGAAAGACTTGTCTCTAGTGAATGATGCATTGCTCAATTTTGTAAAGGAGAGGACGTTGGACAAGAGA TGGCGTGTACGTAAGGAGGCCATGATGGGCCTGGCATCGATCTACAGGAAGTACTCGCtgcagggggagggagggagggaggcctCTAAACAGATTTCCTGGATAAAAGACAAGCTGCTCCATATCTACTACCAAAACAGCATCGATGACAG GTTGCTGGTGGAGCGGGTCTTTGCCCAGTACATGGTTCCTCACAACCTGGAAACCGCTGAGAGGATGAAGTGTCTTTACTACCTGTATGCCACCCTGGACACAAATGCTGTCAA AGCTTTGAACGAGATGTGGAAGTGCCAGAATCTGCTGAGGCACAATGTCAAAGACCTGCTGGACTTGGTTAAAAAACCTAAG TCTGAAGCGTCGAGCAAGGCCGTATTTGCCAAGGTCATGGTGATCACAA AGAACCTGCCGGACCCGGGCAAGGCTCAGGACTTTGTGAAGAAGCTGGCTCAGGTTCTGGATGAAGACGAGCGGGTCAGAGATCAGTTGGAAACCTTGGTCAGCCCCTCATGCTCCTGCAAGCAAGCTGAAGTCTGCGTG CGAGACATCACTAAAAAGCTTGGCAGCCCCAAACAGCCCAGCAATCCATTCCTGGAAATGGTCAAGTTCCTTCTGGAAAGAATTGCGCCTGTCCACATCGACACAGAATCCATcag TGCGTTGATAAAGCAGGTCAACAAATCTATTGACGGAACAgctgatgatgaggaggagggcgtCCCCACTGAAGAGGCCATCAGAGCAGGACTGGAACTGCTGAag GTGCTTTCGTTCACACACCCGGTTTCATTCCACTCTGCAGAGACGTTTGAGTCTCTGTTGGGTTGTCTGAAGATGGATGACGAGAAGGTCGCGGAGGCTGCTCTGCAGATCTTCAAGAACACTGGCAGCAAGTTGGAAGAGAGTTTTCCTCATATTAAATC CGTTTTGCTGCCTGTACTGCAGGCCAAAGCCAAAAGGGGGCTGCCTCGCCAGGCCAAGTACGCCATCCACTGCATCAACGCCATGTTCAccaacagagacacacacttcGCCCAAATCTTCGAG CCTCTGCACAAAGGCCTAGACCCCGCTAACCTTGAGCAGCTCATCACTCCTCTGACCACCCTGGGTCATCTGGCTCAGCTGGCCCCAGAACAGTTTGCTGCACCGCTCAAATCTCTAGTCGCCAACTTCATTGTGAAGGATCTGCTCATGAATGACAGG ATCCCGGGCAAGAAGACAACCAAACTTTGGGTTCCTGATGAAGAAGTGTCCCCAGAGACTCTGGCCAAG ATCCAGGGCATAAAGCTGATGGTGCGGTGGTTACTAGGAGTGAAGAACAATCAGAGCAAATCGGGCAACTCCACGCTGAGGATGCTGACTGCTATTCTACACAGTGATGGCGACTTAACCGAGCAGGGCAGGATGGG TAAACCAGACATGTCGAGGCTGCGGCTGGCAGCAGCGTGCGCCCTGCTCAAGCTGGCACAGGAGCCCTGCTATCATGAAATCATCACACTGGAGCAGTACCAGCTGTGTGCGCTCGTCATCAAC GATGAGTGCTACCAGGTGCGACAGTGTTTTTCCCAGAAGCTCCACCGGGGCCTGTGCCGCCTCCGTCTGCCTCTGGAATACATGGCAGTGTTTGCGTTGTGTGCCAAGGACCCTGTTAAGGAGAGGAGGGCTCACGCTCGCCAGTGCCTGgtgaaaaatgtcaacataCGCAGAGAGTACCTCAAACAGCATGCTGCCATCAGCG ACAAGCTGTTCTCTCTGCTTCCCGAGTACGTGGTGCCCTACACCATCCACCTGCTGGCACATGACCCGGACTACGTCAAATTACAGGACATTGAGCAGCTCAAAGAAATTAAAGA GGCTCTGTGGTTTGTCCTGGAGATTATCATGGCTAAGAATGACAACAACAGCCATGCCTTCATAAGGAAAATGGTGGAAAATATCAAACAGACAAAAGATGCCCAGGCCCCCAGCGATCCCAAAACCAACGAA AAACTCTACACAGTGTGTGATGTAGCCATGCACATTATCATGTCAAAGAGCACCACCTACAGCCTAGAGTCTCCAAAAGACCCCGTACTGCCCTCATGCTTCTTCACCAAACCCGACAAG AATTTCAGCAACACAAAAAACTTTCTCCCgccagagatgaagtctttCTTCACACCTGGAAAG CCCAAGTCGGCTAACGTTTTGGGTGCAGTAAACAAGTCGCTGTCGTCAGCGGGGAAACAGCTCCAGAGTAAAGCTTCACGTATGGAGACGGCGAGCAACGACGACCCCTCGTCCAACCCAGGCTCCCCACAACGCAGCAAGACCAG GCTTGACAGCACAGAAATGGATCACAGTGAAAACGAGGACATCAGCCTAAAGAGAGCAGACAGCACTGACAAG gataTTGAAAAACCCCGCGGTCGCAAACGAGGCGTGGCCTCGAGTGAAGACCAGGACAGCAAACCAAAACGAGGACGCAAGAAGGCGGCGGCCAATACAGCCGCAGTGGCCGAGTCCGAGGAGCAGTGGGACGAGGACAACCGGCCAGAGGATGAGCAGAACAGCCCGCCGAAAAAAGGACGCAGGGGCCGCCCTCCAAAGTCTGCTACTCCTAGTCAGGATACTCCTGCCAAGGGAAAGAGGGGCCGAAAGAAGGCAGCTCCTCCGccagaggatgaagaggaagaggaggaggaggaagaaaaggaggaggaagcagcagcagaggtcgaggaggaagcggaggatGACGGGAGCAGTGAAAATATTGAGTTGAAGACGAAGGGAGGCAGGCCGGCCAGGACGCCGAGGCGATCACAAGG CACAGAGTCAGCAGAGTCTACACcgcagaagaggagaggacgacCACCCAAATCAGCTCAGCCGCCTGCCAAGAAACCGGC GCGTGGTGGGCGATCGAAGGCAGCTACTGCTAAAGACGactctgaggaagaggagcaggaggaggaagaggaggagcaggaggaggagccaacACCGAAG gGTCGCAAGAAGCCAGCGGCGCGAAGAAGATGA
- the pds5b gene encoding sister chromatid cohesion protein PDS5 homolog B isoform X1 gives MAHSKARVTDGKVTYPPGVKEISDKISKEEMVRRLKMVVKTFMDMDQDSEEEKELYLNLALHLASDFFLKHPDKDVRLLVACCLADIFRIYAPEAPYTSPDKLKDIFMFITRQLKGLEDTKSAQFNRYFYLLENIAWVKSYNICFELEDSNEIFTQLYRTLFQVINNGHNQKVHMHMVDLMSSIICEGDTVSQELLDTVLVNLVPAHKNLNKQAYDLAKALLKRTAQAIEPYITNFFNQVLMLGKTSVSDLSEHVFDLILELYSIDSHLLLSVLPQLEFKLKSNDNDERLQVVKLLAKMFGAKDSELAAQNKPLWQCYLGRFNDIHVPIRLECVKFASHCLMNHPDLAKDLTEFLRVRSHDPEEAIRHDVIVSIVTAAKKDLSLVNDALLNFVKERTLDKRWRVRKEAMMGLASIYRKYSLQGEGGREASKQISWIKDKLLHIYYQNSIDDRLLVERVFAQYMVPHNLETAERMKCLYYLYATLDTNAVKALNEMWKCQNLLRHNVKDLLDLVKKPKSEASSKAVFAKVMVITKNLPDPGKAQDFVKKLAQVLDEDERVRDQLETLVSPSCSCKQAEVCVRDITKKLGSPKQPSNPFLEMVKFLLERIAPVHIDTESISALIKQVNKSIDGTADDEEEGVPTEEAIRAGLELLKVLSFTHPVSFHSAETFESLLGCLKMDDEKVAEAALQIFKNTGSKLEESFPHIKSVLLPVLQAKAKRGLPRQAKYAIHCINAMFTNRDTHFAQIFEPLHKGLDPANLEQLITPLTTLGHLAQLAPEQFAAPLKSLVANFIVKDLLMNDRIPGKKTTKLWVPDEEVSPETLAKIQGIKLMVRWLLGVKNNQSKSGNSTLRMLTAILHSDGDLTEQGRMGKPDMSRLRLAAACALLKLAQEPCYHEIITLEQYQLCALVINDECYQVRQCFSQKLHRGLCRLRLPLEYMAVFALCAKDPVKERRAHARQCLVKNVNIRREYLKQHAAISDKLFSLLPEYVVPYTIHLLAHDPDYVKLQDIEQLKEIKEALWFVLEIIMAKNDNNSHAFIRKMVENIKQTKDAQAPSDPKTNEKLYTVCDVAMHIIMSKSTTYSLESPKDPVLPSCFFTKPDKNFSNTKNFLPPEMKSFFTPGKPKSANVLGAVNKSLSSAGKQLQSKASRMETASNDDPSSNPGSPQRSKTRLDSTEMDHSENEDISLKRADSTDKDIEKPRGRKRGVASSEDQDSKPKRGRKKAAANTAAVAESEEQWDEDNRPEDEQNSPPKKGRRGRPPKSATPSQDTPAKGKRGRKKAAPPPEDEEEEEEEEEKEEEAAAEVEEEAEDDGSSENIELKTKGGRPARTPRRSQGSTESAESTPQKRRGRPPKSAQPPAKKPARGGRSKAATAKDDSEEEEQEEEEEEQEEEPTPKGRKKPAARRR, from the exons ATGGCTCACTCTAAAGCTCGAGTCACAGATGGGAAGGTGACCTACCCTCCAGGGGTCAAGGAGATCTCTGACAAAATCTCCAAAGAGGAAATGGTCCGCAGGCTCAAG ATGGTTGTAAAGACCTTCATGGACATGGATCAGGACTCCGAGGAAGAGAAGGAGCTGTACCTGAACCTGGCCCTTCACCTGGCCTCAGACTTCTTCCTCAAACACCCAGACAAGGACGTGCGTCTACTGGTGGCTTGCTGTCTGGCAGACATATTCAGGATTTACGCCCCAGAGGCGCCCTACACCTCCCCAGATAAACTCAAG GACATTTTTATGTTCATCACAAGACAGCTCAAAGGACTGGAGGACACTAAAAGCGCCCAGTTCAACAGATACTTCTATCTGCTTGAG AACATAGCATGGGTGAAGTCTTACAATATTTGCTTTGAGCTTGAAGACAGCAATGAGATATTCACCCAGCTTTACAGAACACTCTTCCAAGTCATCAA CAACGGCCATAACCAGAAGGTGCACATGCATATGGTGGACCTGATGAGCTCCATCATCTGCGAGGGAGACACTGTATCACAGGAGCTGTTGGACACCGTGTTGGTCAACCTGGTGCCTGCACACAAG AATTTGAATAAACAAGCGTATGACCTGGCCAAAGCTCTGCTGAAGAGGACTGCTCAGGCTATTGAACCGTACATCACCAAT TTCTTCAACCAGGTGCTGATGCTGGGGAAGACCTCAGTCAGTGATCTGTCTGAACATGTTTTTGACCTCATCTTGGAGCTTTACAGCATAGACAGCCACCTGCTGCTCTCGGTGCTGCCGCAGCTTGAGTTTAAACTCAAG AGTAATGATAATGACGAGAGGCTGCAAGTAGTGAAGCTTCTGGCTAAGATGTTTGGAGCCAAGGACTCTGAGTTGgctgcacagaataaaccactCTGGCAGTGTTACCTCGGCAG gTTTAATGACATCCATGTGCCTATCAGGCTGGAGTGTGTTAAGTTTGCCAGTCATTGTCTCATGAACCACCCAGACTTGGCCAAAGACCTCACAG AATTCTTGAGGGTtagatcacatgacccagaggAGGCCATCCGCCATGATGTCATCGTTTCTATAGTAACTGCTGCCAAGAAAGACTTGTCTCTAGTGAATGATGCATTGCTCAATTTTGTAAAGGAGAGGACGTTGGACAAGAGA TGGCGTGTACGTAAGGAGGCCATGATGGGCCTGGCATCGATCTACAGGAAGTACTCGCtgcagggggagggagggagggaggcctCTAAACAGATTTCCTGGATAAAAGACAAGCTGCTCCATATCTACTACCAAAACAGCATCGATGACAG GTTGCTGGTGGAGCGGGTCTTTGCCCAGTACATGGTTCCTCACAACCTGGAAACCGCTGAGAGGATGAAGTGTCTTTACTACCTGTATGCCACCCTGGACACAAATGCTGTCAA AGCTTTGAACGAGATGTGGAAGTGCCAGAATCTGCTGAGGCACAATGTCAAAGACCTGCTGGACTTGGTTAAAAAACCTAAG TCTGAAGCGTCGAGCAAGGCCGTATTTGCCAAGGTCATGGTGATCACAA AGAACCTGCCGGACCCGGGCAAGGCTCAGGACTTTGTGAAGAAGCTGGCTCAGGTTCTGGATGAAGACGAGCGGGTCAGAGATCAGTTGGAAACCTTGGTCAGCCCCTCATGCTCCTGCAAGCAAGCTGAAGTCTGCGTG CGAGACATCACTAAAAAGCTTGGCAGCCCCAAACAGCCCAGCAATCCATTCCTGGAAATGGTCAAGTTCCTTCTGGAAAGAATTGCGCCTGTCCACATCGACACAGAATCCATcag TGCGTTGATAAAGCAGGTCAACAAATCTATTGACGGAACAgctgatgatgaggaggagggcgtCCCCACTGAAGAGGCCATCAGAGCAGGACTGGAACTGCTGAag GTGCTTTCGTTCACACACCCGGTTTCATTCCACTCTGCAGAGACGTTTGAGTCTCTGTTGGGTTGTCTGAAGATGGATGACGAGAAGGTCGCGGAGGCTGCTCTGCAGATCTTCAAGAACACTGGCAGCAAGTTGGAAGAGAGTTTTCCTCATATTAAATC CGTTTTGCTGCCTGTACTGCAGGCCAAAGCCAAAAGGGGGCTGCCTCGCCAGGCCAAGTACGCCATCCACTGCATCAACGCCATGTTCAccaacagagacacacacttcGCCCAAATCTTCGAG CCTCTGCACAAAGGCCTAGACCCCGCTAACCTTGAGCAGCTCATCACTCCTCTGACCACCCTGGGTCATCTGGCTCAGCTGGCCCCAGAACAGTTTGCTGCACCGCTCAAATCTCTAGTCGCCAACTTCATTGTGAAGGATCTGCTCATGAATGACAGG ATCCCGGGCAAGAAGACAACCAAACTTTGGGTTCCTGATGAAGAAGTGTCCCCAGAGACTCTGGCCAAG ATCCAGGGCATAAAGCTGATGGTGCGGTGGTTACTAGGAGTGAAGAACAATCAGAGCAAATCGGGCAACTCCACGCTGAGGATGCTGACTGCTATTCTACACAGTGATGGCGACTTAACCGAGCAGGGCAGGATGGG TAAACCAGACATGTCGAGGCTGCGGCTGGCAGCAGCGTGCGCCCTGCTCAAGCTGGCACAGGAGCCCTGCTATCATGAAATCATCACACTGGAGCAGTACCAGCTGTGTGCGCTCGTCATCAAC GATGAGTGCTACCAGGTGCGACAGTGTTTTTCCCAGAAGCTCCACCGGGGCCTGTGCCGCCTCCGTCTGCCTCTGGAATACATGGCAGTGTTTGCGTTGTGTGCCAAGGACCCTGTTAAGGAGAGGAGGGCTCACGCTCGCCAGTGCCTGgtgaaaaatgtcaacataCGCAGAGAGTACCTCAAACAGCATGCTGCCATCAGCG ACAAGCTGTTCTCTCTGCTTCCCGAGTACGTGGTGCCCTACACCATCCACCTGCTGGCACATGACCCGGACTACGTCAAATTACAGGACATTGAGCAGCTCAAAGAAATTAAAGA GGCTCTGTGGTTTGTCCTGGAGATTATCATGGCTAAGAATGACAACAACAGCCATGCCTTCATAAGGAAAATGGTGGAAAATATCAAACAGACAAAAGATGCCCAGGCCCCCAGCGATCCCAAAACCAACGAA AAACTCTACACAGTGTGTGATGTAGCCATGCACATTATCATGTCAAAGAGCACCACCTACAGCCTAGAGTCTCCAAAAGACCCCGTACTGCCCTCATGCTTCTTCACCAAACCCGACAAG AATTTCAGCAACACAAAAAACTTTCTCCCgccagagatgaagtctttCTTCACACCTGGAAAG CCCAAGTCGGCTAACGTTTTGGGTGCAGTAAACAAGTCGCTGTCGTCAGCGGGGAAACAGCTCCAGAGTAAAGCTTCACGTATGGAGACGGCGAGCAACGACGACCCCTCGTCCAACCCAGGCTCCCCACAACGCAGCAAGACCAG GCTTGACAGCACAGAAATGGATCACAGTGAAAACGAGGACATCAGCCTAAAGAGAGCAGACAGCACTGACAAG gataTTGAAAAACCCCGCGGTCGCAAACGAGGCGTGGCCTCGAGTGAAGACCAGGACAGCAAACCAAAACGAGGACGCAAGAAGGCGGCGGCCAATACAGCCGCAGTGGCCGAGTCCGAGGAGCAGTGGGACGAGGACAACCGGCCAGAGGATGAGCAGAACAGCCCGCCGAAAAAAGGACGCAGGGGCCGCCCTCCAAAGTCTGCTACTCCTAGTCAGGATACTCCTGCCAAGGGAAAGAGGGGCCGAAAGAAGGCAGCTCCTCCGccagaggatgaagaggaagaggaggaggaggaagaaaaggaggaggaagcagcagcagaggtcgaggaggaagcggaggatGACGGGAGCAGTGAAAATATTGAGTTGAAGACGAAGGGAGGCAGGCCGGCCAGGACGCCGAGGCGATCACAAGG CAGCACAGAGTCAGCAGAGTCTACACcgcagaagaggagaggacgacCACCCAAATCAGCTCAGCCGCCTGCCAAGAAACCGGC GCGTGGTGGGCGATCGAAGGCAGCTACTGCTAAAGACGactctgaggaagaggagcaggaggaggaagaggaggagcaggaggaggagccaacACCGAAG gGTCGCAAGAAGCCAGCGGCGCGAAGAAGATGA